In the genome of Dickeya fangzhongdai, one region contains:
- the tusA gene encoding sulfurtransferase TusA, whose amino-acid sequence MTDMFANPDRTLDAQGLRCPEPVMMVRKTVRQMEAGQTLLIIADDPATTRDIPGFCRYMEHELLAQMTEQLPYRYLLRKGA is encoded by the coding sequence ATGACCGATATGTTCGCCAATCCGGACCGCACTCTGGATGCTCAGGGGCTACGCTGTCCGGAACCGGTAATGATGGTGCGCAAGACGGTGCGCCAGATGGAGGCGGGGCAAACCCTGCTGATTATCGCCGACGATCCGGCAACCACCCGCGATATCCCCGGCTTTTGCCGTTATATGGAACATGAGCTGCTGGCGCAGATGACCGAGCAATTGCCTTATCGTTACCTGCTGCGCAAAGGCGCGTGA
- a CDS encoding DcrB family lipoprotein, whose translation MPNLAKYIGIGLLAATLAACDGNSDKKTNAPAASPAAEKTTAQNVSLLSGKLTFTLPDGLSDQSGKLGNQNNNMHVYADQSGQKAIIVIVGDDTPLDLPALGQRLEEQQRGRDANLQVLGNKTAEINGHQIQQLDSVLTSNGQKAFSSIVLAKADNRLLTLQITLPADNLQQAQADAAKVISSLKLN comes from the coding sequence ATGCCAAATTTAGCGAAATATATCGGTATTGGTCTGCTGGCCGCCACGCTGGCCGCCTGCGACGGCAACAGCGATAAGAAAACCAACGCGCCGGCCGCCAGCCCCGCAGCGGAGAAAACCACAGCGCAGAACGTGTCCCTGCTCTCCGGCAAACTGACCTTTACCCTGCCGGACGGCCTGAGCGATCAGAGCGGCAAACTGGGCAATCAGAACAACAACATGCACGTCTATGCGGATCAGAGCGGCCAGAAAGCCATCATCGTGATTGTGGGTGATGACACGCCGCTGGATCTGCCGGCTCTGGGTCAACGTCTTGAAGAGCAGCAGCGCGGGCGCGATGCCAACCTTCAGGTACTGGGTAACAAAACCGCCGAGATCAACGGCCATCAGATTCAGCAACTGGACAGCGTCCTGACCAGCAACGGGCAGAAAGCGTTTTCGTCCATCGTGCTGGCAAAAGCGGACAATCGTCTGCTGACGCTGCAAATCACGCTGCCGGCGGATAATCTGCAGCAGGCGCAGGCCGACGCCGCTAAGGTAATCAGCTCGCTGAAGCTGAACTGA
- a CDS encoding 7-cyano-7-deazaguanine/7-aminomethyl-7-deazaguanine transporter — translation MFQFSAQQRLTALCWLSLFHILVIISSNYLVQLPITLFGFHTTWGAFTFPFIFLASDLTVRIFGAPLARRIILTVMVPALIASYLVSSLFYKGEWQGFGALSQVNPMVARIAAASLMAYVLGQILDVHVFNRLRRLKAWWAAPAASAVLGNLSDTVAFFFIAFYRSTDPFMATHWMEIATVDYFFKIAINLVFFLPMYGVLLNMLLRRLSQPGNNAPYQDQTA, via the coding sequence ATGTTTCAGTTTTCCGCACAACAGCGGCTGACAGCGCTGTGCTGGCTATCCCTCTTTCACATCCTGGTGATTATCTCCAGCAACTATCTGGTTCAGCTGCCAATTACGCTTTTCGGCTTTCATACCACCTGGGGCGCATTTACTTTCCCGTTCATCTTCCTGGCTTCCGATCTGACCGTGCGGATCTTCGGCGCCCCGCTGGCACGCCGCATTATTCTGACGGTGATGGTGCCGGCGCTGATCGCTTCGTATCTGGTTTCGTCCCTATTCTACAAGGGCGAATGGCAGGGGTTTGGCGCGCTGAGCCAGGTGAACCCGATGGTGGCGCGTATCGCCGCCGCCAGCCTGATGGCCTATGTGCTGGGCCAGATTCTCGACGTGCATGTCTTCAACCGTCTGCGCCGGCTCAAAGCCTGGTGGGCGGCGCCGGCCGCTTCCGCGGTGCTGGGCAACCTCAGCGATACGGTGGCGTTCTTCTTTATCGCCTTCTATCGCAGCACCGATCCGTTCATGGCCACGCACTGGATGGAAATCGCTACGGTGGATTATTTCTTCAAGATCGCCATCAACCTGGTTTTCTTCCTGCCGATGTACGGCGTACTGCTTAACATGCTGCTGCGCCGTCTGAGCCAGCCGGGGAACAACGCGCCGTACCAGGATCAAACCGCCTGA